In a single window of the Bradyrhizobium erythrophlei genome:
- a CDS encoding MFS transporter, producing MRDHKVEQLGIATVGFFWCFLMWFSTAAFSPSIAATYHLTIKDLGLLASSAIWMVPVGRIVAGWASDRFGAPRTFAAILAGCGLVSIASAFTSSYELLFAERVVVAIAGVSFVVGVQHVAQWFDAHEIGTAEGLYAGTGNVGAGVGALLLPRIFGTDYRSAFLWLGMIALVVAAWYLWRGSAAKTMERRDAVRRGGDLRGMVFVWTRYIAIALMLAYAMSFGLEIALNAWLPGYFARGFHDEILALGFTGVAGIQIAAGTFAAVVSFNASLFRPFAGFMSDLFQRKGWTPLPFIAKELPYAPRLHWLGIALILIMLSMIGLTVAGLYGFLPSSIAVLVALGIFVSFGTGGTFALVPLLFPDRPGIAAGFIGGISTVGGIAYPLIFASVKAHVGYLYVALYMFAPFILFYFWAARYERHPQEHGLLDRALAGQRS from the coding sequence ATGCGGGACCACAAGGTTGAACAGCTTGGGATAGCGACCGTCGGCTTTTTTTGGTGCTTCCTGATGTGGTTCTCCACGGCTGCGTTCAGCCCGAGCATCGCGGCGACGTATCACCTCACGATCAAGGACCTTGGCCTGCTCGCCAGTTCGGCCATCTGGATGGTGCCGGTCGGGCGCATCGTCGCCGGCTGGGCGTCCGATCGATTTGGCGCTCCGCGGACGTTCGCCGCGATCCTTGCCGGCTGCGGACTGGTTTCGATCGCGTCGGCCTTCACCTCCAGCTACGAGCTGCTTTTCGCCGAGCGAGTGGTCGTCGCCATTGCCGGCGTCTCCTTCGTCGTCGGCGTCCAGCACGTGGCGCAATGGTTCGACGCCCACGAGATCGGCACCGCCGAGGGACTTTACGCTGGCACCGGCAATGTCGGCGCCGGCGTCGGCGCATTGTTGCTGCCGCGTATCTTCGGCACCGACTATCGGAGCGCATTTCTTTGGCTGGGCATGATCGCTCTCGTCGTCGCCGCCTGGTATCTGTGGCGCGGTAGCGCCGCCAAGACCATGGAGCGGCGCGACGCGGTGCGGCGCGGCGGCGACCTGCGCGGAATGGTGTTCGTGTGGACCCGCTATATCGCCATCGCTTTGATGCTGGCCTATGCGATGTCGTTCGGCCTGGAAATCGCGTTGAACGCCTGGCTGCCGGGTTATTTCGCCCGCGGCTTTCACGATGAGATTCTTGCGCTCGGCTTCACCGGCGTTGCCGGCATTCAGATCGCGGCCGGCACGTTCGCGGCCGTGGTATCGTTCAACGCGTCTTTGTTCCGGCCGTTCGCCGGCTTCATGTCCGACCTCTTCCAGCGCAAGGGTTGGACGCCGTTGCCTTTCATTGCCAAAGAACTGCCCTACGCGCCGCGCCTGCATTGGCTGGGAATCGCGCTCATCCTGATCATGCTGTCGATGATCGGGCTGACCGTTGCGGGGCTTTACGGCTTCCTGCCCTCGTCGATCGCGGTGCTGGTGGCGCTCGGCATCTTTGTATCTTTCGGCACCGGCGGCACTTTCGCCCTGGTTCCGCTGCTCTTTCCGGACCGCCCCGGTATTGCCGCCGGCTTCATCGGCGGGATCTCAACCGTCGGCGGCATCGCCTATCCGCTGATCTTTGCCAGCGTCAAGGCCCACGTAGGATATCTGTACGTCGCGCTCTACATGTTCGCGCCGTTCATCCTGTTCTACTTCTGGGCAGCGCGTTACGAGCGGCACCCGCAGGAGCATGGTCTGCTTGACCGCGCTCTGGCCGGCCAACGCTCCTAA
- the mdcC gene encoding malonate decarboxylase acyl carrier protein, whose protein sequence is METLSYRHKAQERVSGSKSLAIIGVVASGNLEVLVERVLPDTECQVDINTAAEGFGAVWEAVVADFVERRSPGGLRLSVNDGGARPDTVALRLAQAVCLIEEEDR, encoded by the coding sequence ATGGAAACCCTGAGCTATCGCCACAAGGCGCAAGAGCGCGTTTCTGGCTCCAAATCATTGGCCATCATCGGCGTCGTCGCCTCCGGAAATCTGGAAGTCCTGGTTGAGCGGGTGTTGCCCGATACGGAATGCCAGGTCGACATCAACACCGCGGCTGAAGGCTTCGGTGCGGTGTGGGAAGCGGTCGTTGCCGACTTCGTCGAGCGTCGCTCACCCGGCGGCTTGAGGCTCTCCGTCAACGATGGGGGTGCGCGTCCAGATACGGTCGCCCTGCGCCTGGCACAGGCCGTCTGCCTGATCGAGGAGGAAGATCGATGA
- a CDS encoding integrase core domain-containing protein, which produces MIGLFYFALAALASPFKSKLRLEAENAVLRHQLIVLRRRRHGRVRLTNHDRWFLIQLYRWFPSILQVLTIIRPETLVRWHRAGFRCYWRWTSRLLGGRPQIDTELRALIRRMSIENPLWGAPRIHGELLKLGFEVVQSSVAKYMVKRRGPPSQGWPTFLRNHAADIAAIDLFVVPTIGFDLLYAFVIVRLGRRDLVWINVTPNPTAEWVARQITEAFPWNEAPGYLIRDRDRIYGSVVMRRLRAMGIRDRPITPASPWQNAFVERLIGSIPRECVDHVIVLGEAHLRRILKSYSAYYNNIRTHRSLDKDAPVSRPVERIGSIKSQAVLGGLHHHYVRA; this is translated from the coding sequence ATGATCGGGCTCTTCTATTTCGCTCTGGCCGCCCTGGCCTCGCCATTCAAATCGAAGCTGCGGCTTGAAGCTGAGAACGCGGTGCTTCGACATCAATTGATTGTCTTGAGGCGCAGGCGGCATGGTCGCGTCCGGCTTACGAACCACGATCGCTGGTTCCTGATCCAGCTGTATCGCTGGTTTCCGTCAATCCTGCAGGTTCTCACAATCATCCGGCCCGAGACGCTCGTGCGGTGGCACAGGGCCGGTTTTCGCTGCTACTGGCGTTGGACGTCGCGCCTATTGGGAGGGCGACCGCAGATCGACACGGAGCTACGCGCGTTGATCCGGCGGATGAGCATTGAGAATCCCCTTTGGGGCGCGCCACGTATCCACGGCGAACTGCTCAAGCTCGGGTTTGAAGTCGTGCAGTCGAGCGTCGCCAAGTACATGGTCAAACGACGGGGGCCACCCAGCCAGGGATGGCCAACCTTCTTGCGTAACCACGCGGCGGACATTGCCGCCATCGACCTGTTCGTTGTTCCAACTATCGGTTTCGACCTGCTCTATGCCTTCGTCATCGTCCGGCTCGGCCGCAGAGACCTCGTCTGGATCAACGTCACTCCAAATCCCACGGCCGAATGGGTTGCGCGCCAGATCACAGAAGCATTCCCGTGGAATGAAGCGCCGGGCTACCTGATCCGCGATCGCGACCGGATCTATGGCAGCGTCGTCATGCGCCGATTGCGCGCCATGGGTATCCGGGATAGGCCCATTACACCAGCGTCGCCCTGGCAGAATGCTTTTGTCGAACGGCTGATCGGATCGATCCCGCGTGAATGTGTGGACCACGTCATTGTCCTGGGCGAGGCGCATCTGCGCCGAATTCTGAAATCTTACTCCGCCTACTACAACAACATTAGAACCCATCGGTCATTGGATAAAGATGCACCGGTTTCTCGTCCGGTTGAGCGCATCGGAAGCATCAAATCACAGGCAGTCCTTGGCGGACTTCACCACCACTACGTCCGAGCTTAA
- a CDS encoding LLM class flavin-dependent oxidoreductase — translation MKLSLFSVQDHYPDGARTVPQLYKQVIDQAVLGEELGYAAFFSAEHHFHPYGVVPNPTALVCAIAQRTTRIRLGTAISILTFHNPRTAAEIFAMAMCTENLIRVDDAPESPKLAE, via the coding sequence TTGAAGCTCTCGCTGTTTTCCGTCCAGGACCATTATCCCGATGGCGCCCGCACCGTCCCCCAGCTCTACAAGCAAGTGATCGATCAAGCCGTCCTTGGAGAAGAACTGGGATATGCCGCGTTCTTTTCCGCGGAGCACCATTTTCATCCCTATGGCGTAGTTCCGAATCCCACCGCTTTGGTCTGCGCGATTGCCCAACGGACGACACGCATCAGACTCGGAACGGCAATCTCGATCCTTACGTTTCACAATCCGCGAACGGCGGCCGAGATTTTTGCGATGGCTATGTGTACCGAAAACCTTATCCGAGTTGATGACGCCCCGGAATCGCCTAAGCTGGCGGAATGA
- a CDS encoding integrase core domain-containing protein, with protein sequence MCRHSRPPSQGWRTFLSNHVDGIAAIDLFVLPTIAFEILLWRDGKPNRGVDLAPSHRGVPVGPRAAISHSGSRHLVWSSLLAAIRAMGIRDHPIAPRSPWQNAYVERLIGSIRRECLDHMIVFGEAHLRRTLRGYAAYYNVSRTH encoded by the coding sequence ATGTGCCGCCACTCGCGGCCACCGTCTCAGGGCTGGCGGACGTTTCTCAGCAATCACGTCGACGGCATCGCGGCGATCGACCTCTTTGTCCTGCCGACGATCGCATTCGAAATTCTGTTGTGGCGTGACGGCAAACCCAACCGCGGAGTGGATCTCGCGCCAAGTCACCGAGGCGTTCCCGTGGGACCACGCGCCGCGATATCTCATTCGGGATCGAGACACCTCGTATGGTCCAGTCTTCTTGCAGCGATCCGTGCAATGGGCATTCGGGACCATCCGATCGCACCCCGATCGCCCTGGCAAAATGCTTACGTTGAGAGACTCATCGGCTCGATCCGCCGTGAATGTCTCGACCACATGATCGTGTTTGGCGAAGCGCACCTGCGCCGGACCCTACGCGGATATGCCGCCTATTATAATGTGTCAAGGACCCATTGA